Part of the Leptidea sinapis chromosome 11, ilLepSina1.1, whole genome shotgun sequence genome is shown below.
ACACAAGACAGTTAAAGTTCTACAATCAATCACGGCAGGCAGACAACTCGAAGACAACTATGTTACTGTTATATGGCGCGCGAGTCGATTATTCGCACGTATTCAGCGCGCATGCGAGACAACTAGCGCAATCTAGACCTTTCATGcgtaactaaatacaatttcaagTTAGCAGAAGGCCCAATGCATCAGACGCCGTCATAATTTATCCACATAAATGAagcattaatattttagtgcACTATGCAATAAGCTGCTTCACCATGCTCCCCGCCTTGGAAGGTCGGAGACCTTTCAACATGAAtgaagtaatattaaataaataaaataaaagagtaCAACCAATTATCTATAGTTACCTCTAACTAAGCGGTATCATGAGTACTAGTGAAAAATCTCAATTAATcccataagaaataaatttaagcgGTAAAGGAGATTAGCTTAGAATTACgacaaaaaaaaacgtaaaaacaAAATGGCTCAAAGAGTGGtctattaattaatagtttttttttttcttaaaaataactaaaataaatcttataaactaacagaaataataaagaaGTTACTGAGTTGGTATAGGGTAAAGTTTTACAACCGGACGCTTGAAAATACCGAATCTAGTCTTAACCTTTGCAACTCGAACAATATTATCGGTGCCAGGAAAAACCTCCGTAATAATCCCTATTGGCCAACTTAGCGGGGGAGAGTCATCCTGTCCAACTAATACGACAGTTCCAATCACCACTGGTTTATCAGGAGTAGACCACTTTTGTCGAATCTGCAGCGTATGCAGATATTCAGTGTGCCATTTCTTCCAAAACGATTGCACCATGCTGTCTAACAAATGTTTACGCTGTACTAAATTAACAGGTTGATCAGACAAATCTGGAGCAGGTAAATATTTTAGCGGTGATGCCATTAAAAAATGAAAGGGAGTAATAACCTCAGGATGTGGATCAGAGGATACCACATTAAGAGGACGTGAGTTCATGATACATTCAACTTGGGTTAGAACTGTTTGGAGCTCTTCATAAGTGAGAAGCTGCAACCCAATAACTCTATATAAATGTGTCTTCAAACTCTTAATATTTGATTCCCACATAGAACCAAAATGTGGTGATCTAGGCGGTATCATTTTCCAATTAATTTTATGCAAGATAAATTCTTGAGAATGggaagtcttaaattttgaagtcaataaaaatgtatataactCATCCAATTGTGCCCTAGCGCCAACAAAATTTGTTCCGTTATCGGAATAAAGGCAAGACACAGGCCCCCGACGGGAAATAAAACGCTTGAAAGCGGCTAAGAACGCATCAGTGGTTAAATCAGAAACTAACTCAATGTGGACTGCCTTTGTGACTAAACATACAAATAGACAGATGTATGCCTTTTGAGCATGTTGTCCTCTTCGTCGAGAAAGAGTGATACGAATAGGACCTGCATAGTCTACTCCAGTATGCACAAATGCTTTAGCCTCTGATACACGATACGCAGGAAGGTCTGCCATGAACGGCGTCGGATAATGCgggtttaatttaaaacaacaattacattTTCGAGTAACAGAACTTACAACAGTTCTGGCATCCAATATCCAATAACGCTGTCTAAGAATTGATACAAGAAGTCCTGGTCCTGTATGACAATTCATTACGTGGTTATGTCGAATAATCAAATTAACCACGTGATTATTCTTTGGAAGAAGAGCGGGATGCTTGGCATCACAGGGAAGACTTGACTTGGATAGTCTTCCGCCAACTCTCAAAATACCTTCTTCATCTAAGAAAACTGCCAATGGTCGAAGTTTCTTAGACGGCAATTTCGAGTTTTTAAGTAAAGCAATATCTTGTGAAAAATATACAGATTGTAGTGTGCGGATCATAACTCGTTCCGCCAAACTTATATTTTCAACAGGAGTCAAATTAGcggttacattatttttatatttaataaagcggagtacataacatattgtacgCAATAATTTATCCCATGAAGAGATACGATGAGCTAAGTCACATAATATAGGAGGCTCGGTCATAGCGGTAGCGGTTAAAACATGAGCTTTATGCTCTGGAAGTTCTACGGAATTCGTAggagaaaatctttgaatgggCCAGAAATTTGGTGGTTGCTGCAACCAAGAGGGGCCATTCCACCACAATAGATGAGATACAATTTGGGATGGCAGCAAACCACGAGAAAGGCAGTCACTGGATTTTCAACTCCAGCGACATGATAGAAGTTTTCAGGACTTAAGTTTTCTTGACATTGGGCGATGCGGTTGCTTACAAAAACAGAAAAACGGTGTGGAAATGAGAGAATCCAGGATAGAGCAATCGTGGAATCTGAAAAAGCATAAATTTCTGAAATTGGAAAGCGGCTGGAGTAAGACTGCTTCACAGTAAATTAATTTAGACATTAGCACGGCTGCACATAGCTCGAGTCGTGCCAACGTTGTCACTTTAGTTGGCGATACCTTAGACTTTGCGCAAAGCAACGTCACTGTGACAGCAGAGGGGAAGGTACAGTGGGCATAAATCGCACAACCATATCCTTTAATACTTGCGTCACAGAATGCAACAAGGTTTAAAGTGCACTCAAGTGTAACACCTACATGACGCGGAATACGCAAGTTATCGAGTAGCGGGAATTCCTGTATTAGGGCGTTAAATTTTTGTGTGATGTGCAATGGAGTAGGATCATCCCAGCCAATATTGCTCAGCCACAGCTCTTTAATGAGTAATTTAGCGTACATAATGACGGGAGCGACCAGACCTAGCACGTCAAATAAGCGAGCTACTACGGAGAGTATTTTTCTCTTAGTACATTCCTCAGAAACTTAACAGGAAGTAAAGCGGAAAGTATCACTCAAAGGTTCCCATGATAATCCTAAAACCTTCGATACATTTTGACAAGCGTCAAAGTGTAAAGAGGAACGGTGTGTATCAGGTAGACTGCTCATTAACTCTGGCGAATTGCTTCGCCGCTTTACCAAATCAAAGGAACCCGACGCGAACATTTTAATCAGGTCCTGAGCGAAATTCTTGGCAGTTTCCTCATTGGGAGCGGAGTATACTAGGTCATCTGTGTACAGACTCGATTCTGCAATTTTAGCAGCTTCTGGGAAGTGGGACTCATGTCTGAAGCCAGCTGTCTCACTGTGCGCATTGCCAAAAATGGGCTTGACTTGAGACCGAAAGGAACGCAGTTAAATTCAAATGTGcagatattttcattttcattgaaTCTAAATAATATTCGTATGTATTTGCGTTGATCCTTAAAAACCCCAATGCGGAGGTACATATGTTTAATGTCAGCATTCATAGCGACAGGGAATAATCGAAATTCTAATAACAAAAGAAacaaatcggtttgcatgtTACGACCAACATGAAGAACGTCATTTAACGATAATCCCGTATGAGTTTTCGCGCTAGCGTCAAGCACAACACGCGGCATAGGCTTGTCGGAACGAACGATAGCATGATGCGGTATATAATAACCTGTATCCGAAACTTCGGACTCCGAGATCGAACTCAAATACCCGTTATCCATATATTCTTGTATAACCTTGTTATAATTATCTCTTAGCTTAACATCTTGTCGAAATCTCCTCTCCAAGGCCAATAGTCGACGCAATGCAACAGCACGAGAGTTTCCATGCTCTGACGGCACTTTACAGAAAGGGAGAGAGACAACATAACGGCCGGTATCGTCCCGAGTCACAGTGGAAGTATACAAATTCTCACATTCCGTTTCCTCAGGCGATAAAAATTCAGATTGCAGTAATTCTTCAAGTTGCCAAAATCTTtgaattaaatcatttaaattcagcGAGATAAAAGAAGCGGTAGTGACATTACAATTAAATTCAGCGGAAGCGGTCGATTCATTAAGCGAAGCGGTCTTAGTACACAAACGCGCgatgttatcatttttctgaGAAGGATAGTCACCCATAAAAACATAACCAAAAACAGTAGATAAGGCGGGTGGGGCACGCGGTCCAATATCTAATTTATTTCCCAAATAAATGTATGGAAATAACTGTGCACCCAATATAATGTCGATGTTACCTGGAATATTCCAAGTCAAATCGGCGAGCGGTAACTTATCAAAATATCTTAAATCATTATCTAATTTTATAAAGCGGGAAGGTAACTCATCCGTTATACAATCTACAACTAAAGCGtatatcttatatttatattcagtaGATAAGCGAGACTCAATCTCAACATAAACATAGCCATGAATAGGTCGAGACGACATACCAACACCCTTAACAAACGAATTACATAACGGTACAATCGATAAGTTTAATTTGCGGCAACATTCAACAGTAATCAAATTATTCTGTGAACCATTATCAATAAGACACCTGACTACAACTCGCCCCATTCTCCCCTGCGGCTTTGCAAATACTTGAGCGGTCGAAAGTAAAATCGAATTATTAGATCTAGCCTCTGACGTCAATGAAACCGACGGATTAATATATCCGGCCACATCGCGCAACTGTGGTACCGACAAGTTACCAGCAGAGGGCACGGCGGTGGTGGCGGTAGTATTGTTGGAGGTGGCCACGTTCGCGAGCGAGGGCCCAGGCGGCGGCGGTGGTGACGCGAGCTTCACCGGCATATCTCGCGATGACAGCGCAACAGTTCGGTTTTCACGTCTactaaaatcatttttatctttattaaaatgCAAAAGTGTATGGTGTCGCTTTTGACATAATTCGCAAACAGACGACGACCTACAGTTAGTTATAGTATGCGTAACACTAAGACAATTAACACATCCATGTTTagatttaatgaaattaaactgATCATGTACAGAAGGtacgtttttaaatttagaacaattataaatttttgtg
Proteins encoded:
- the LOC126966981 gene encoding uncharacterized protein LOC126966981, which codes for MPVKLASPPPPPGPSLANVATSNNTTATTAVPSAGNLSVPQLRDVAGYINPSVSLTSEARSNNSILLSTAQVFAKPQGRMGRVVVRCLIDNGSQNNLITVECCRKLNLSIVPLCNSFVKGVGMSSRPIHGYVYVEIESRLSTEYKYKIYALVVDCITDELPSRFIKLDNDLRYFDKLPLADLTWNIPGNIDIILGAQLFPYIYLGNKLDIGPRAPPALSTVFGYVFMGDYPSQKNDNIARLCTKTASLNESTASAEFNCNVTTASFISLNLNDLIQRFWQLEELLQSEFLSPEETECENLYTSTVTRDDTGRYVVSLPFCKVPSEHGNSRAVALRRLLALERRFRQDVKLRDNYNKVIQEYMDNGYLSSISESEVSDTGYYIPHHAIVRSDKPMPRVVLDASAKTHTGLSLNDVLHVGRNMQTDLFLLLLEFRLFPVAMNADIKHMYLRIGVFKDQRKYIRILFRFNENENICTFEFNCVPFGLKSSPFLAMRTVRQLASDMSPTSQKLLKLQNRVCTQMT